In one Gemmatimonadota bacterium genomic region, the following are encoded:
- a CDS encoding IclR family transcriptional regulator — translation MSVLELFSPSLREVGVVEAANQLGLSKGTLSRWLSAMEAAGFLDRDPVSLRYRLSARLAVIGELARDATSLQRLAIAELQWLAATTGETSNLAVLVGAEAMNLSAVESPRPIMHTGWVGRRLPVHATAAGKSLLAWHAPAELRRLLPAQFPKLAARSITNLDDFLEELATVREQGYSVAWAEMEDDLAAVGAPVRNHTGLVVGALTIGAPISRVPEDRLKLCSEAVLKAANSLSEQLGYRSEFTP, via the coding sequence ATGAGTGTCCTGGAGCTGTTTTCGCCCAGCCTTCGCGAGGTCGGCGTAGTGGAGGCGGCCAACCAGCTCGGACTTTCCAAGGGAACGCTGTCACGCTGGCTGAGCGCGATGGAGGCTGCGGGGTTCCTCGATCGCGACCCGGTTTCGCTGCGCTACCGGCTATCGGCCCGGCTCGCCGTCATCGGCGAGCTGGCGCGCGATGCCACGAGCCTTCAGCGGCTGGCGATCGCCGAGCTGCAGTGGCTCGCGGCTACCACGGGTGAGACTTCCAATCTCGCGGTGCTGGTCGGGGCCGAAGCGATGAACCTTTCGGCCGTCGAGAGCCCGCGTCCAATCATGCATACCGGTTGGGTTGGCCGCCGGCTTCCCGTCCACGCCACTGCCGCGGGCAAGTCGTTGCTGGCCTGGCACGCGCCCGCGGAGCTGCGACGACTGCTGCCGGCACAGTTTCCAAAGCTCGCCGCGCGAAGCATCACGAACCTCGACGACTTTCTCGAAGAGCTGGCGACTGTGCGCGAGCAGGGCTATTCAGTCGCGTGGGCCGAGATGGAGGACGATCTCGCAGCCGTCGGTGCGCCGGTCCGGAATCACACGGGCCTGGTGGTCGGCGCGCTCACCATCGGCGCGCCGATCTCCAGAGTTCCTGAAGACCGACTGAAACTCTGCAGCGAGGCGGTGCTGAAGGCTGCCAACTCCCTATCGGAGCAGCTCGGCTACCGGAGCGAATTCACACCCTAG
- a CDS encoding amidohydrolase family protein: MSSRLQHSRNGCFHNSLAADNMPNFRPATLLASVICASVAAASGSASVAHAQATDSADILVRGGTVVDGTGSPGRAADVAIRGDRIVFVGNATAAHIHATRTIDARGLIVAPGFIDSHTHAESDLSSPARHGNVNYLMQGVTTVMTGNDGSSPLEVGKTLDRWQQQGIGTNAAMFIGEGSVRGHVLGMSDAKPTPAQMDSMRALVARGMDGGALGISTGLYYAPGSYASTEEVIELSKVAAQHGGIYDTHLRDESSYTVGLIGAVNEAIRIGREAHMRIHISHIKALGTDVWGQSDTVIALINNARRAGVDVVACQYPYTASGTSVGASLLPRWAEEGGRDSLLARIADAPTHARLVADMQNNLRRRGGAAALVITTERDTGATAGLRGRTLDQAARAHNRSPIDEAIEIVKSGDASVASFNMKDSDIDNFMKQPWVSTCSDGSGGHPRKYGTFPRKLREYVYKRHVLTLPQAVHVSSALTAQTLGIKDRGTVAVGKYADVIVFDPKTVADKSTYEQPTLLAVGMRYVLVNGVPAVDGGTYTGALAGRAIKRAGTPTS, from the coding sequence ATGTCGTCGCGGCTGCAGCACAGCCGCAATGGCTGCTTCCACAATTCACTCGCGGCCGACAACATGCCGAATTTTCGCCCTGCAACTCTGCTTGCGTCCGTAATCTGTGCGAGCGTCGCTGCTGCGTCCGGCTCCGCATCAGTCGCACACGCACAAGCGACCGACTCGGCGGACATTCTCGTCCGTGGTGGCACAGTTGTGGACGGAACCGGCAGTCCTGGTCGAGCGGCGGACGTCGCGATTCGCGGCGATCGCATCGTTTTCGTTGGGAATGCGACGGCCGCGCACATTCACGCCACCCGTACGATCGACGCCAGGGGCCTCATCGTCGCGCCCGGCTTCATCGACTCGCATACTCATGCGGAGTCCGATCTGTCCAGTCCCGCGCGACATGGTAACGTCAACTATCTCATGCAGGGCGTGACGACCGTCATGACCGGCAACGACGGATCCAGTCCGCTCGAGGTGGGAAAGACGCTCGACAGGTGGCAGCAGCAGGGAATCGGGACCAACGCCGCGATGTTCATCGGTGAGGGATCGGTGCGCGGACACGTGCTCGGAATGTCCGACGCAAAGCCGACGCCTGCACAGATGGACAGCATGCGCGCGCTCGTGGCGCGTGGAATGGACGGCGGCGCACTTGGTATTTCAACGGGTCTTTACTACGCACCCGGAAGCTACGCCTCGACCGAGGAAGTGATCGAGCTGTCCAAGGTTGCGGCACAGCATGGTGGCATCTACGACACGCATCTCCGCGACGAGAGCTCCTACACGGTCGGCCTCATCGGCGCCGTAAATGAGGCGATCCGCATCGGCCGCGAGGCGCACATGCGCATCCACATCTCGCACATCAAGGCGCTGGGCACCGACGTGTGGGGTCAGAGCGACACAGTGATCGCCCTCATCAACAATGCGCGCAGGGCAGGTGTCGATGTTGTCGCGTGTCAGTATCCGTATACCGCGTCCGGTACCAGCGTCGGTGCGTCGCTTCTGCCGCGCTGGGCCGAGGAGGGTGGGCGCGACTCGCTGCTCGCGCGCATTGCAGATGCGCCGACACATGCGCGGCTCGTCGCGGATATGCAGAACAATCTGCGGCGGCGTGGCGGAGCTGCTGCGCTGGTCATCACGACCGAGCGCGATACCGGTGCGACCGCTGGCCTCCGTGGCAGGACACTTGATCAGGCTGCCAGGGCGCACAACCGGTCGCCGATCGACGAGGCGATAGAGATAGTGAAGAGCGGCGACGCGAGTGTAGCGTCGTTCAACATGAAGGATTCCGACATCGACAACTTCATGAAGCAGCCGTGGGTGAGCACCTGCTCCGACGGATCGGGCGGTCATCCGAGAAAGTACGGCACGTTCCCGAGAAAGCTGCGCGAGTATGTGTACAAGCGTCACGTTCTCACGCTTCCGCAGGCCGTGCACGTGAGCAGCGCACTCACCGCGCAGACGCTGGGAATCAAGGATCGCGGAACGGTTGCAGTCGGGAAATATGCCGACGTCATAGTCTTCGATCCGAAGACCGTTGCGGACAAATCGACATACGAGCAGCCAACGCTTCTGGCGGTCGGCATGCGCTACGTACTCGTGAACGGCGTTCCCGCGGTGGACGGCGGAACGTACACCGGCGCGCTGGCAGGGCGCGCGATCAAACGTGCCGGAACACCGACGTCGTAA
- a CDS encoding Spy/CpxP family protein refolding chaperone → MKLQFLAVAAAAGLMAVPALHAQATTPPQASITGHNSPQRGMMHRGMMRNLNLTADQQAKMKAIHEKYAPQMKAAREKSKPDFDAMKKARASHDTAAMKAARAKLQADMAPMQGVMKQQMAEMRAILTPEQQQKMDSAHVRMQGHMGGRGFRPGMGTKPAQPVKPANTL, encoded by the coding sequence ATGAAGCTACAATTTCTGGCAGTAGCGGCTGCAGCTGGTCTGATGGCCGTTCCCGCACTGCATGCTCAGGCAACGACTCCGCCTCAGGCATCGATTACGGGCCATAATTCCCCGCAGCGCGGGATGATGCACCGCGGGATGATGCGGAACCTGAATCTTACCGCCGATCAGCAGGCGAAGATGAAGGCGATCCACGAGAAGTACGCGCCACAGATGAAGGCCGCGCGCGAGAAGTCCAAGCCGGACTTCGACGCCATGAAGAAGGCCCGTGCAAGCCACGACACCGCGGCAATGAAGGCCGCGCGCGCCAAGCTCCAGGCGGACATGGCGCCGATGCAGGGTGTGATGAAGCAGCAGATGGCGGAGATGCGCGCGATCCTTACGCCGGAGCAGCAGCAGAAGATGGACAGCGCGCACGTGCGCATGCAGGGCCACATGGGCGGACGCGGATTCCGTCCCGGAATGGGCACCAAGCCAGCGCAGCCGGTGAAGCCAGCCAACACGCTGTAG
- a CDS encoding ATP-binding protein: MATPLLEFFGLVPGASKRGTVDVVAPVRTFADVILPPKTRQTLEQALAQVRNHDLIFRQWGLGERHATGLGLAFNFAGPPGTGKTICAEAIAQALGRRLLVVRYSEMESMWAGETPKNVAAVFRVADEQGAVLFFDEADAIAARRSTSDLQPMQRESNTIVNVLLRELESFNGVVIFATNLAANFDPAFERRIRTHVLFERPGAEEREQIWRVQIHPDKTPLAADVDFHVLAELFDASGGEIKNAVLKAAAMAAAEPATASPRAIHQAHFEAAMRDVLTAKSIMRQSLFDAAQVPEDSAEKRVMAAFEEAQGRWAAAVRVTLIVAGAALVLAAIALLVTLLR, translated from the coding sequence GTGGCCACACCGCTGCTTGAGTTTTTCGGTCTCGTGCCCGGCGCTTCCAAGCGCGGGACTGTGGACGTCGTCGCGCCGGTACGCACTTTTGCCGACGTCATCCTTCCGCCGAAAACGCGCCAGACCCTGGAGCAGGCGCTCGCGCAGGTTCGCAATCACGACCTCATCTTCCGGCAATGGGGACTCGGCGAGCGTCACGCCACCGGACTCGGTCTCGCCTTCAACTTTGCAGGGCCTCCGGGAACCGGCAAGACGATCTGCGCCGAGGCCATAGCGCAGGCGTTGGGACGACGTCTTCTCGTCGTACGCTATTCGGAGATGGAGTCGATGTGGGCCGGCGAGACTCCCAAGAACGTCGCAGCCGTATTCCGCGTCGCGGACGAGCAGGGCGCCGTGCTTTTCTTCGACGAGGCCGACGCGATCGCCGCGCGGCGTTCTACATCCGATTTGCAGCCGATGCAGCGCGAGTCGAATACGATCGTGAACGTGTTGTTGCGCGAGCTGGAGAGTTTCAACGGAGTCGTGATATTCGCGACGAACCTTGCCGCGAACTTCGATCCCGCATTCGAGCGACGCATCCGCACGCACGTTCTGTTCGAGCGGCCCGGTGCCGAAGAACGCGAGCAGATCTGGCGCGTTCAGATCCATCCCGACAAGACGCCGCTCGCTGCAGACGTCGACTTTCATGTGCTCGCCGAATTGTTCGACGCGAGTGGCGGCGAGATCAAGAATGCAGTCCTCAAGGCGGCCGCGATGGCAGCGGCAGAGCCAGCGACGGCATCACCGCGCGCGATTCACCAGGCACACTTCGAGGCTGCAATGCGCGACGTGCTCACGGCCAAGAGCATCATGCGCCAATCTCTGTTCGATGCGGCCCAGGTGCCGGAGGATAGCGCCGAGAAGCGAGTGATGGCGGCGTTTGAGGAGGCACAGGGGAGGTGGGCGGCGGCGGTGCGCGTCACGCTGATCGTTGCGGGCGCGGCGCTGGTGCTCGCGGCCATCGCGCTCCTCGTGACTCTGCTGCGCTAG
- a CDS encoding amidohydrolase family protein has translation MAPRPHPLDQILGTQAAVRVLRVLSPGGEHAPPRIARETKISRPAVREAIIRLEKEGVVERVGDGRNVLYRISLNHPLAKRIVKLFKTEAKRGTLAGLLLLCASSLVAQGTVSAPKPADLIVTGGHIYTVDDTRPAAQAFAVRDGIFAFVGSTSEAMTLKGPNTRVIDLHGATVLPGLADAHGHLTELGETLHEADLAGSLSYDEVIDRTKKHAGAVPKGEWIKGHGWDQNRWASKQFPTSDALTRAFPDNPVVLERIDGHALLANARAMEAAKITAATKDPSGGRIVRDASGNPTGVFVDNAQDLIGRAVPPPTDAQLEQAISAAIADVHRWGLVSIHDPGEPRRIIDVMESMAKKGNFDLRGYILIADDSAAIAHYYSIGPRSELYGGHLWVRSIKLYADGALGSRGAALLSPYSDDPGNTGLLVSTEAHLQSVATSALRHGFQVATHAIGDRGNRNALDAYEGALKAVPTADHRFRIEHAQILDPADIPRFAQLGVIPSMQASHQTSDMRWAEDRLGPSRIRGAYVWRSLLNTGVIVPNGTDFPVENVNPLITFHSSITRADSTGWPDGGWYPEQRMTRDEALKSMTIWAAYAGFQEHVMGSITPGKYADFTVLDQDIMTIPASDILKTSVLSTYIGGKSVYERK, from the coding sequence GTGGCTCCCAGGCCGCATCCGCTGGATCAGATACTCGGCACACAGGCAGCAGTACGTGTGCTGCGCGTGCTATCACCGGGAGGAGAGCACGCTCCGCCGCGCATCGCGCGCGAAACGAAGATCAGCAGGCCCGCGGTACGCGAGGCGATCATCCGCCTCGAAAAGGAAGGCGTCGTCGAGCGCGTCGGCGATGGCCGCAACGTGTTGTACAGAATTTCCTTGAACCACCCACTGGCAAAACGAATCGTGAAGCTTTTCAAGACCGAGGCGAAGCGGGGAACACTCGCCGGATTGTTGCTGCTCTGCGCGTCTTCGCTGGTCGCACAGGGAACGGTGTCAGCGCCAAAGCCCGCCGATCTCATAGTTACCGGCGGACACATCTACACGGTCGACGACACCCGTCCTGCAGCGCAGGCGTTCGCCGTGCGCGATGGCATCTTCGCGTTCGTCGGATCGACGAGCGAGGCGATGACGCTCAAGGGGCCCAACACACGTGTCATCGACCTGCACGGTGCAACGGTGCTTCCAGGCCTCGCCGACGCGCATGGTCACCTGACCGAGCTCGGTGAAACCTTGCACGAAGCCGATCTCGCCGGCAGTCTGTCGTACGACGAAGTCATCGACAGAACAAAGAAGCATGCGGGCGCGGTTCCGAAGGGCGAGTGGATAAAAGGACACGGTTGGGATCAGAATCGCTGGGCCTCCAAACAGTTTCCGACCAGTGATGCGCTGACGCGCGCGTTCCCCGACAATCCGGTCGTGCTGGAGCGCATCGACGGGCACGCATTGCTCGCCAACGCGCGCGCGATGGAAGCGGCGAAGATCACCGCTGCGACGAAGGATCCGTCCGGTGGTCGCATCGTGCGCGACGCCAGCGGCAACCCGACCGGTGTATTCGTCGACAATGCACAGGATCTGATCGGCCGCGCCGTCCCACCTCCAACCGATGCGCAGCTGGAACAGGCGATATCGGCCGCGATCGCCGACGTGCACCGCTGGGGCCTCGTCTCGATCCACGATCCGGGCGAGCCGCGCAGGATCATCGACGTCATGGAGTCCATGGCGAAGAAGGGCAACTTCGATCTCCGCGGCTACATACTCATAGCCGACGACAGCGCGGCGATCGCGCACTACTACTCCATCGGTCCGCGCAGCGAGTTGTACGGCGGCCACCTGTGGGTGCGCTCGATCAAGCTCTACGCTGACGGTGCACTCGGCTCGCGTGGCGCTGCACTGCTGTCTCCGTATTCCGACGATCCCGGCAACACTGGGCTGCTCGTCTCGACCGAAGCACACCTGCAGAGTGTTGCGACGTCGGCGCTGCGACACGGGTTTCAGGTCGCGACGCACGCGATCGGAGACCGTGGCAACAGAAACGCGCTCGACGCGTACGAAGGCGCGCTCAAGGCCGTGCCGACCGCCGACCACCGCTTTCGAATCGAGCATGCACAGATCCTCGATCCCGCCGACATCCCGCGTTTCGCTCAGCTCGGAGTGATCCCGAGCATGCAGGCAAGTCACCAGACCAGCGACATGCGCTGGGCCGAGGACAGACTCGGTCCGTCGCGCATTCGCGGTGCATACGTGTGGCGCTCGCTGCTCAACACCGGCGTAATCGTTCCGAACGGCACGGATTTTCCCGTTGAAAACGTCAATCCGCTCATCACCTTTCACAGCTCGATAACGCGCGCCGATTCCACCGGCTGGCCCGACGGCGGCTGGTATCCGGAACAACGGATGACGCGCGATGAAGCTCTCAAGTCGATGACGATCTGGGCTGCGTATGCCGGATTTCAGGAGCACGTGATGGGCTCCATCACCCCCGGCAAGTACGCGGACTTCACCGTGCTCGATCAGGACATCATGACGATACCTGCGAGCGACATCCTCAAGACCAGTGTCCTCTCGACGTACATCGGTGGCAAGAGTGTCTACGAACGCAAATAG
- a CDS encoding TerC family protein, whose translation MGAEMIHSPLVPWIAFNAVVLIALAVDLGLFSTSKKLSVKEAAIRSAVWVALALLFALGIFYFQGHLAGVEFITGYLVEYSLSVDNIFVMVLIFSYFNIKEEYQHRVLFWGILGALVMRGLMIAAGAALFNRFAWVTYVFGIFLVITGIRMGMGGDKHVDPGANPVLRLVRRLIPVYNEYKGEHFFVQVSDEKGGAKRRMATPLFVVLVLIETMDLVFAVDSIPAVFAVTRVPFLVYTSNVAAILGLRSLYFLLSGVVGKLRYLTIGLAFILVFVGLKMLTAAWYEVPTVASLGVIVVILGTAAAASIYVDRRQSV comes from the coding sequence ATGGGCGCGGAGATGATCCACTCTCCGCTGGTCCCATGGATCGCGTTCAACGCGGTCGTTCTGATCGCGCTCGCGGTCGACCTTGGCCTCTTCAGCACCAGCAAGAAGCTGTCAGTAAAGGAAGCTGCGATTCGAAGCGCGGTGTGGGTCGCCCTGGCGCTTCTCTTCGCCCTTGGGATCTTCTACTTTCAGGGCCATCTCGCCGGAGTCGAGTTCATCACGGGCTACCTCGTGGAGTACTCGCTCTCGGTTGACAACATATTTGTGATGGTATTGATCTTCTCCTACTTCAACATCAAGGAGGAGTATCAGCACCGCGTTCTGTTCTGGGGCATACTCGGCGCGCTGGTCATGAGGGGGCTCATGATCGCGGCCGGCGCGGCTCTGTTCAACCGCTTCGCTTGGGTCACGTATGTGTTCGGCATCTTCCTCGTCATCACGGGGATACGAATGGGGATGGGCGGCGATAAGCACGTCGACCCCGGCGCAAATCCAGTGCTCAGGCTGGTCCGTCGTCTGATCCCGGTTTACAACGAATACAAGGGCGAGCACTTCTTCGTCCAGGTGAGCGACGAGAAAGGCGGAGCGAAGCGCAGAATGGCGACTCCGCTGTTCGTCGTGCTGGTTCTGATCGAGACCATGGATCTCGTCTTCGCAGTCGACAGCATACCGGCGGTTTTCGCGGTGACGCGGGTGCCGTTTCTGGTTTACACGTCGAACGTTGCTGCGATACTTGGACTGAGATCGCTGTACTTCCTGTTGTCGGGTGTTGTCGGCAAGCTTCGCTATCTCACCATCGGTCTGGCTTTCATACTCGTCTTCGTGGGACTCAAGATGCTGACGGCCGCGTGGTACGAAGTTCCCACAGTCGCATCACTCGGCGTGATAGTCGTAATCCTCGGGACCGCCGCCGCGGCTTCCATCTACGTGGACAGAAGGCAATCCGTGTGA
- a CDS encoding cytochrome c oxidase assembly protein, with product MIGSLLLHVADADVVTPANVWQHWGGDPGALVSIVAMGTLYGVGVRRLWTRAGRGHVVSRGEVASFYLGILTLLMALCSPLDAVADTLFSPHMLQHVLLIAVAAPLAILGAPLLPFLWCLPHDARVAGGRAWNASGMRRGAAILVLPLPAWALHTIALWGWHLPGPYSAALASAPIHALEHSCFYLTALLMWWVALKPLRGHGGIAGSILVLVGTMVQSGALGAILTFSGTPWYYSQSAGAALWHLTALEDQQLAGLIMWIPAGFVYLIALLAVLRRVFDVPAPSKLAGGIAAATAFFVATSMSGGARAPGVPVATGTAGQPLADVAAYLYTLH from the coding sequence ATGATCGGTAGCTTGCTGCTCCACGTCGCCGATGCCGACGTAGTCACGCCCGCCAACGTCTGGCAGCACTGGGGAGGCGATCCCGGCGCGCTCGTGTCGATTGTTGCCATGGGGACGTTGTACGGAGTTGGCGTGCGGCGGTTGTGGACGAGGGCGGGGCGCGGTCACGTGGTGTCGCGCGGCGAGGTTGCATCGTTCTATCTCGGAATCCTTACGTTGCTCATGGCACTGTGCTCGCCACTCGACGCAGTGGCCGACACACTGTTTTCCCCGCACATGCTGCAGCACGTGCTGCTCATCGCAGTCGCAGCGCCGCTCGCGATTCTCGGCGCGCCGCTGCTTCCGTTCCTCTGGTGTCTGCCGCACGATGCTCGCGTAGCCGGTGGTCGTGCATGGAACGCGAGCGGGATGCGGCGTGGCGCTGCGATACTTGTACTGCCACTGCCTGCGTGGGCACTTCACACTATCGCATTGTGGGGATGGCACCTTCCCGGTCCGTACTCGGCCGCGCTCGCCAGCGCGCCCATCCATGCACTCGAGCACAGCTGCTTCTATCTCACCGCGCTGCTCATGTGGTGGGTGGCGCTCAAGCCCCTCCGCGGGCACGGCGGAATTGCCGGATCGATCCTGGTGCTCGTTGGCACCATGGTGCAGAGCGGTGCGCTCGGCGCCATTCTCACGTTCTCCGGCACGCCGTGGTACTACTCGCAGAGCGCCGGCGCCGCGCTGTGGCATCTCACCGCGCTCGAAGATCAGCAGCTGGCCGGACTCATAATGTGGATTCCAGCGGGATTCGTGTATCTGATCGCACTGCTCGCCGTGCTGCGACGAGTGTTTGATGTGCCAGCGCCGTCCAAGCTGGCGGGCGGTATCGCCGCTGCGACGGCATTCTTCGTCGCCACGTCCATGTCCGGTGGCGCGCGTGCCCCCGGTGTCCCCGTGGCCACCGGCACGGCCGGCCAGCCGCTTGCCGACGTCGCGGCTTACCTCTACACGTTACATTAG
- a CDS encoding (2Fe-2S) ferredoxin domain-containing protein — MAPLPRPMEPYARHIIICTGGYCSPERRGRALYTLLASLLQREGLLFGPNRVKRGETPCLGVCEGGPIVVVYPEGVWYAGVTPQLLERIVVEHLKGGHVVEEAVFHRVTPV; from the coding sequence ATGGCACCGTTACCAAGGCCGATGGAACCGTATGCGCGCCATATCATCATCTGCACTGGCGGCTATTGCTCGCCGGAGCGCCGAGGCCGCGCGCTGTACACTCTGCTGGCATCGCTGCTTCAGCGTGAGGGGTTGCTGTTCGGACCGAATCGTGTGAAGCGTGGCGAGACTCCGTGTCTCGGAGTCTGCGAGGGCGGGCCGATCGTCGTCGTCTATCCCGAAGGTGTGTGGTACGCCGGCGTGACGCCGCAGCTGCTCGAGCGAATAGTGGTGGAGCATCTCAAGGGCGGCCACGTTGTTGAAGAGGCAGTGTTCCACCGTGTTACGCCGGTGTAG
- a CDS encoding sulfurtransferase, with protein sequence MSEVDPVIAAKRYAHPEALVSTEWLAERLVDDSIRILECDEDVLLYEVAHIPGAQKLDWHTDLNDTVIRDYVSREQFQELLRSRGIDDSKTVVLYGDKNNWWAAYALWVFKLFGFENVRLLDGGRAKWEAEGRPMNTERPSFPRTSYDAPPRSDEKIRAFSTDALAQSKAAKPLIDVRSPQEFTGERTHMPDYPQEGTLRGGHIPGARSVPWARAANSDSTFKSAPDLRAIYEREQGLTASDDIITYCRIGERSAHTWFVLTYLLGYPNVRNYDGSWTEWGNTVRAPIEVGS encoded by the coding sequence ATGAGTGAAGTCGACCCTGTAATCGCTGCCAAGAGATACGCGCACCCAGAAGCCCTCGTGAGCACCGAATGGCTCGCTGAACGACTTGTCGATGATTCGATTCGCATACTGGAGTGCGACGAAGATGTACTGCTGTACGAAGTCGCACACATTCCCGGCGCCCAGAAACTCGACTGGCACACCGATCTCAACGATACCGTGATTCGCGACTACGTGAGCCGCGAACAGTTTCAGGAACTGCTGCGCTCGCGCGGAATCGACGATTCGAAAACCGTCGTGCTCTACGGCGACAAGAACAACTGGTGGGCCGCGTATGCACTGTGGGTGTTCAAGTTGTTCGGCTTCGAGAACGTTCGGCTGCTCGACGGTGGACGGGCCAAGTGGGAAGCGGAAGGCCGTCCGATGAATACCGAGCGTCCGTCGTTCCCGCGTACGTCGTACGACGCCCCACCGCGCTCCGACGAAAAGATTCGTGCCTTCTCCACGGATGCACTCGCGCAATCGAAAGCCGCAAAACCGCTGATCGACGTGCGAAGTCCTCAGGAATTCACCGGTGAGCGCACACACATGCCCGACTATCCTCAGGAAGGAACGCTCCGCGGCGGCCACATTCCAGGCGCTCGCTCGGTACCGTGGGCCCGCGCCGCCAACAGTGACTCCACGTTCAAATCTGCTCCGGATCTGCGCGCGATCTACGAGCGCGAACAGGGCCTTACAGCGTCGGACGATATCATCACCTACTGCCGCATCGGTGAGCGCTCCGCGCACACCTGGTTCGTCCTTACCTATCTCCTCGGCTATCCCAACGTCAGAAACTATGACGGATCGTGGACCGAATGGGGCAATACCGTGCGCGCGCCAATCGAGGTGGGGTCATGA
- a CDS encoding OsmC family protein: MSGTIPAEVTVVWAGEGRFDGGRPGGPTIHLDTSAKTGPSMVDTLLCALASCASADVVDILAKRRTPVSSLSVNVKAERVDSIPRRLARATLNFEIGGAGIERVHAERAIDLAVTKYCSVRDSLREDIPVDWTLQLIDE, encoded by the coding sequence ATGAGCGGAACTATACCGGCGGAAGTAACAGTGGTCTGGGCTGGTGAAGGCCGGTTCGACGGTGGCCGCCCCGGTGGTCCAACCATTCATCTCGACACGTCGGCGAAGACGGGGCCCAGCATGGTCGATACGCTGCTCTGCGCGCTGGCCAGTTGCGCGTCGGCCGACGTGGTGGACATTCTCGCCAAGCGAAGGACACCGGTCAGCTCACTCAGTGTGAACGTCAAGGCGGAACGCGTGGACAGCATTCCGCGGAGGCTCGCACGCGCTACGCTCAACTTCGAGATCGGCGGCGCAGGGATCGAGCGCGTTCACGCGGAGCGCGCGATCGATCTCGCTGTCACCAAATACTGTTCGGTCCGGGATTCACTGAGAGAGGACATTCCCGTGGACTGGACGCTGCAATTGATTGACGAGTGA
- the bioD gene encoding dethiobiotin synthase yields MTSEIALTRIGVVGTDSGVGKTVVACAIIAAMREAGARVAPMKPIGRRGAGDIEQMRAASAIGYPDRLVQPVAFEDAASPLVSSRRGHAPIDVEMLDRAFAELCTMSDAVVVEEAGGLLAPITETESFATLFRRWGLDIVIVSPNSVGAVSQVLMNMQIVREHGLRVRAVVLTTLSLARGGTAERTNQALLKELLLTVPVVSFPYVESPADPRQLMALARELSASPTIARPA; encoded by the coding sequence TTGACGAGTGAAATCGCGTTGACGCGAATCGGCGTCGTCGGTACTGACAGCGGCGTCGGGAAGACGGTGGTCGCGTGCGCGATCATCGCGGCGATGCGCGAGGCGGGAGCTCGCGTCGCTCCCATGAAACCGATTGGCCGGCGCGGAGCGGGCGACATCGAGCAGATGCGAGCGGCGTCCGCCATCGGCTATCCCGACCGGCTCGTGCAACCTGTTGCGTTCGAGGATGCCGCTTCGCCACTTGTCTCCTCGCGCCGGGGCCACGCACCGATCGACGTCGAGATGCTGGACCGCGCTTTCGCCGAGCTCTGCACGATGAGCGATGCAGTGGTCGTGGAGGAAGCGGGTGGGTTGTTGGCGCCGATCACCGAGACCGAGAGCTTTGCGACGCTGTTCAGACGATGGGGACTCGACATCGTGATCGTGTCGCCAAATAGTGTGGGAGCGGTCAGCCAGGTTCTCATGAACATGCAGATCGTACGAGAGCACGGGCTGCGTGTGCGAGCTGTGGTGCTGACGACGCTCTCGCTGGCGCGGGGCGGCACTGCGGAACGCACCAATCAGGCACTACTCAAGGAATTGCTGCTGACCGTTCCGGTTGTGAGCTTCCCCTACGTCGAATCGCCCGCCGATCCACGGCAGCTCATGGCGCTGGCTCGCGAGCTGTCGGCGAGTCCAACCATCGCGCGGCCAGCCTGA